One genomic region from Phragmitibacter flavus encodes:
- a CDS encoding TA system VapC family ribonuclease toxin, with the protein MKHLCDLNVFIAGALATHTQHASAKIFFDHLSEGDSVEFCRATQIGFLRLLTQKIAPDYTPLSNRGSREALAQWLVLPYVHIAPEPIGIEALWLQLSDRETPSPKVWMDAWLAAFAICSRMRLVTFDQGFERYRPNGLDLLILT; encoded by the coding sequence GTGAAACACCTCTGCGACCTCAACGTCTTCATCGCAGGCGCACTCGCCACCCACACCCAGCACGCCTCCGCCAAAATCTTCTTCGACCACCTTTCTGAAGGCGACTCCGTCGAGTTCTGCCGCGCTACTCAAATCGGTTTTCTGCGACTGCTCACCCAAAAAATCGCCCCCGATTATACCCCTCTCAGCAACCGAGGCTCCCGCGAAGCCCTGGCACAATGGCTTGTCCTTCCCTACGTTCACATCGCCCCCGAACCCATCGGCATCGAAGCCCTCTGGCTGCAACTTTCGGATCGCGAAACCCCGTCACCAAAAGTATGGATGGATGCATGGCTCGCCGCCTTTGCCATCTGCAGCCGCATGCGCCTCGTCACCTTCGATCAAGGATTTGAGCGCTATCGCCCCAACGGCCTGGACCTCTTGATCCTTACCTGA
- a CDS encoding type II toxin-antitoxin system VapB family antitoxin, which translates to MKTTLEIDDELYRETKALAALTGRKMKDLVNEALSNVVRGGGPPSFRKPAEKMKLPLIPTLHGGTPITSEQIYQLESTADLDLP; encoded by the coding sequence GTGAAAACCACTCTTGAAATTGACGACGAACTTTACCGCGAAACCAAAGCCCTCGCCGCTTTGACCGGACGAAAAATGAAAGACCTCGTCAACGAAGCCCTCTCCAACGTGGTGCGGGGCGGAGGTCCTCCCAGTTTTCGAAAGCCAGCCGAAAAAATGAAACTGCCCCTCATTCCCACCCTCCATGGAGGAACCCCAATCACTTCCGAACAAATCTACCAGCTCGAATCCACCGCTGATCTCGACCTTCCGTGA